The Streptomyces sp. NBC_01775 genome includes a region encoding these proteins:
- the nadA gene encoding quinolinate synthase NadA translates to MSTAQPLDVQPTPLALLLLGREADPKSERGVECPGDLPSPSDPDLVARARAAKEQLGDRVFVLGHHYQRDEVIEFADVTGDSFKLARDAAARPEAEYIVFCGVHFMAESADILTSPAQQVVLPDLAAGCSMADMATAEQVAECWDVLTEAGVADVTVPVSYMNSSADIKAFTGRHGGTICTSSNAGRALEWAFQEGEKVLFLPDQHLGRNTAVREMGMTLEDCVVYNPHKPGGGLTPQQLRDARMILWRGHCSVHGRFSLESVREVRERIPGVNVLVHPECKHEVVSAADQVGSTEYIIKALEAAPPGSKWAIGTELNLVRRLANRFAAESEGGKEIVFLDRTVCFCSTMNRIDLPHLVWALESLAQGTMVNRIEVDAETEKYAKLALERMLALP, encoded by the coding sequence GTGAGTACCGCCCAGCCGCTGGACGTACAGCCGACCCCGCTCGCACTGCTGCTGCTCGGCCGTGAGGCCGATCCGAAGAGCGAGCGGGGAGTGGAGTGCCCCGGCGATCTCCCCTCCCCCTCCGACCCCGACCTGGTGGCCCGCGCACGCGCCGCCAAGGAGCAGCTCGGCGACCGCGTCTTCGTGCTCGGCCACCACTACCAGCGCGACGAGGTCATCGAGTTCGCCGATGTGACCGGCGACTCCTTCAAGCTGGCCAGAGACGCGGCGGCGCGCCCCGAGGCGGAGTACATCGTCTTCTGCGGCGTGCACTTCATGGCCGAGTCCGCCGACATCCTCACCTCCCCGGCCCAGCAGGTCGTGCTCCCCGACCTGGCGGCGGGCTGCTCCATGGCCGACATGGCGACGGCCGAGCAGGTCGCCGAGTGCTGGGACGTGCTGACCGAGGCGGGCGTGGCCGATGTCACCGTACCCGTCTCGTACATGAACTCCTCGGCGGACATCAAGGCGTTCACCGGCCGGCACGGCGGCACGATCTGCACCTCCTCCAACGCCGGGCGCGCGCTGGAGTGGGCGTTCCAGGAGGGCGAGAAGGTCCTCTTCCTGCCCGACCAGCACCTGGGGCGGAACACCGCGGTGCGCGAAATGGGCATGACGCTGGAGGACTGCGTCGTCTACAACCCGCACAAGCCAGGCGGCGGGCTCACGCCCCAGCAGCTGCGCGACGCCAGAATGATCCTGTGGCGGGGCCACTGCTCGGTGCACGGCCGCTTCTCGCTGGAATCGGTGCGCGAGGTCCGCGAGCGGATCCCCGGTGTCAATGTGCTGGTCCACCCCGAGTGCAAGCACGAGGTCGTCTCCGCCGCCGACCAGGTGGGCTCGACGGAGTACATCATCAAGGCCCTGGAAGCGGCCCCGCCCGGCTCCAAGTGGGCGATCGGCACGGAGCTGAACCTCGTTCGGCGGCTGGCCAACCGCTTCGCCGCCGAGTCCGAGGGCGGCAAGGAGATCGTCTTCCTCGACCGCACGGTCTGCTTCTGCTCGACGATGAACCGGATCGACCTGCCGCATCTGGTGTGGGCCCTGGAGTCCCTCGCCCAGGGCACGATGGTCAACCGGATCGAGGTCGACGCCGAGACCGAGAAGTACGCCAAGCTCGCTCTGGAACGGATGCTGGCGCTGCCGTAG
- a CDS encoding HesB/IscA family protein produces MSVSDETAVSEGIILSDAAAEKVKTLLEQEGRDDLALRVAVQPGGCSGLRYQLFFDERSLDGDVVKDFDGVKVVTDRMSAPYLGGASIDFVDTIEKQGFTIDNPNATGSCACGDSFN; encoded by the coding sequence ATGTCCGTTTCGGACGAGACCGCTGTAAGCGAGGGCATCATCCTGTCCGACGCCGCAGCCGAGAAGGTCAAGACCCTGCTGGAGCAGGAGGGCCGTGACGACCTGGCGTTGCGCGTCGCCGTCCAGCCGGGTGGCTGCTCGGGCCTGCGGTATCAGCTCTTCTTCGACGAGCGTTCGCTCGACGGCGACGTGGTCAAGGACTTCGACGGCGTCAAGGTCGTCACCGACCGGATGAGCGCCCCCTACCTCGGCGGCGCCTCCATCGACTTCGTCGACACCATCGAGAAGCAGGGCTTCACGATCGACAACCCCAACGCCACCGGCTCCTGCGCCTGCGGCGACTCTTTCAACTGA
- a CDS encoding carbohydrate kinase family protein: MRIAVSGSIANDHLMTFPGRFSDQLVADQLHTVSLSFLVDKLDIRRGGVGANIAFGMGQLGARPVLVGAAGEDFEEYRVWLERHGVDTASVRISEVLHTARFVCTTDADANQIGSFYTGAMSEARHIELQHVVDRVGPLDLVLIGADDPEGMIRHTEECRTRGIPFAADYSQQIARMDGEGIRELTEGATYLFSNEYEKELIEAKTGWSDEEVLQKVGTRVTTLGKNGARIDRAGEESIHVGCAEERTKADPTGVGDAFRAGFLSGLTWGVGLERAAQVGCMLATLVIETVGTQEYELTRVHFMERFTKAYGHDAATEVQAHLG, translated from the coding sequence GTGCGTATCGCAGTGAGCGGCTCTATCGCAAACGACCACCTGATGACCTTCCCGGGGCGTTTCTCCGACCAGCTGGTCGCCGACCAGCTGCACACGGTCTCGCTCTCCTTCCTCGTCGACAAGCTCGACATCCGCCGCGGCGGTGTCGGGGCCAACATCGCGTTCGGCATGGGCCAGCTGGGCGCGCGGCCGGTCCTTGTCGGCGCCGCGGGAGAGGACTTCGAGGAATACCGCGTCTGGCTCGAACGCCACGGCGTGGACACCGCCTCGGTCAGGATCTCCGAGGTGCTGCACACCGCGCGCTTCGTCTGCACCACCGACGCGGACGCCAACCAGATCGGCTCCTTCTACACGGGCGCCATGAGCGAGGCCCGGCACATCGAGCTCCAGCACGTGGTCGACCGGGTCGGCCCCCTGGACCTCGTCCTCATCGGCGCCGACGACCCCGAGGGCATGATCCGCCACACCGAGGAGTGCCGGACGCGGGGCATCCCCTTCGCGGCCGACTACTCGCAGCAGATCGCCCGCATGGACGGCGAAGGCATCCGTGAGCTGACCGAGGGTGCCACCTACCTGTTCTCGAACGAGTACGAGAAGGAACTGATCGAGGCCAAGACCGGCTGGAGCGACGAGGAGGTCCTCCAGAAGGTCGGCACCCGTGTCACCACCCTCGGCAAGAACGGGGCGCGCATAGACCGCGCGGGTGAGGAGTCCATCCACGTCGGCTGCGCGGAGGAGCGCACCAAGGCCGATCCGACCGGCGTCGGCGACGCCTTCCGCGCGGGCTTCCTCTCCGGCCTGACCTGGGGCGTCGGGCTGGAGCGCGCGGCACAGGTCGGCTGCATGCTCGCGACCCTCGTCATCGAGACGGTGGGCACCCAGGAGTACGAGCTCACGCGGGTCCACTTCATGGAGCGCTTCACCAAGGCCTACGGCCATGACGCGGCCACCGAGGTCCAGGCCCACCTGGGCTGA